Proteins from a genomic interval of Mustela lutreola isolate mMusLut2 chromosome 4, mMusLut2.pri, whole genome shotgun sequence:
- the CDK1 gene encoding cyclin-dependent kinase 1, giving the protein MEDYTKIEKIGEGTYGVVYKGRHKTTGQVVAMKKIRLESEEEGVPSTAIREISLLKELRHPNIVSLQDVLMQDSRLYLIFEFLSMDLKKYLDSIPPGQFMDSSLVKSYLYQILQGIVFCHSRRVLHRDLKPQNLLIDDKGTIKLADFGLARAFGIPIRVYTHEVVTLWYRSPEVLLGSARYSTPVDIWSIGTIFAELATKKPLFHGDSEIDQLFRIFRALGTPNNEVWPEVESLQDYKNTFPKWKPGSLASHVKNLDENGLDLLSKMLVYDPAKRISGKMALNHPYFNDLDNQIKKM; this is encoded by the exons GTACCTATGGAGTTGTGTATAAGGGTAGACACAAAACTACAGGTCAAGTAGTAGCCATGAAGAAAATCAGACTAGAAAGTGAAGAGGAAGGGGTTCCTAGTACTGCAATTCGGGAAATTTCTCTATTAAAAGAACTTCGTCATCCAAATATAGTCAG TCTTCAAGATGTGCTTATGCAGGATTCCAGGTTATATCTCATTTTTGAATTCCTTTCCATGGATCTTAAGAAATACTTAGATTCCATCCCTCCTGGTCAGTTCATGGATTCTTCACTTGTTAAG AGTTATTTGTACCAAATCCTACAAGGGATTGTGTTTTGCCACTCCAGAAGAGTTCTGCACAGAGACTTAAAACCTCAAAATCTATTGATTGATGACAAAGGAACAATTAAACTGGCTGATTTTGGCCTTGCCAGAGCTTTTGGAATACCTATTAGAGTATACACACATGAG GTGGTAACACTGTGGTACAGATCTCCAGAAGTATTGCTGGGGTCAGCTCGCTACTCAACTCCGGTTGACATTTGGAGTATAGGCACCATATTTGCAGAATTAGCAACCAAAAAACCACTTTTCCATGGGGATTCAGAAATCGATCAACTCTTCAGaattttcag AGCTTTGGGTACTCCCAATAATGAAGTGTGGCCAGAAGTGGAATCTTTACAAGACTATAAGAATACATTTCCCAAGTGGAAACCAGGAAGTCTGGCATCCCATGTTAAAAACTTGGATGAAAATGGCTTGGATCTGCTCTCG aaaATGTTAGTCTATGATCCTGCCAAACGAATTTCTGGCAAAATGGCACTGAATCATCCTTATTTTAACGATTTGGACAATCAGATTAAGAAGATGTAG